A single region of the Arachis duranensis cultivar V14167 unplaced genomic scaffold, aradu.V14167.gnm2.J7QH unplaced_Scaffold_169598, whole genome shotgun sequence genome encodes:
- the LOC127743997 gene encoding uncharacterized protein LOC127743997: MAQEVRNAGEEKSGERREESKRNRVHGAKPSHSRRRKFQSPSFCWDALANYPTQQPWLHTTAKREPIPPITLELLLPFSVIDLTPSLPSISRRRRRNELRSHRRYRAALFHHRAATVSALKAPSRSSVPSSPGSPPFSVEQLCSIVAGAISVPPVIPSALLEAMGASGSSGQEAIANAEMNAAILTARAGARDPSAIPSICCVSATLQYPAGLEGSDAGLASVLESLEFCLKLRGSEACVLEDLLKAINLVHIRRDLVQSGHALLNHAYCVQQEYERTKNYSEFGCRTRQDRYGEMVA; the protein is encoded by the exons AAACCTTCTCATTCCCGCCGCCGAAAGTTTCAATCTCCATCGTTTTGTTGGGATGCCCTAGCCAATTACCCAACCCAGCAACCTTGGCTCCACACGACGGCTAAACGCGAACCCATCCCTCCCATCaccctcgagctcctccttcctTTCTCCGTCATCGATCTCACTCCCTCACTTCCGTCCATCTCCCGCCGCCGTCGCCGAAACGAGCTTCGAAGCCACCGTCGGTATCGTGCAGCTCTGTTCCACCATCGTGCAGCTACTGTTTCAGCTTTGAAAGCACCGTCGCGCAGCTCGGTTCCATCGTCGCCGGGCTCGCCTCCTTTTTCCGTCGAGCAGCTCTGTTCTATCGTCGCCGGCGCTATCTCTGTTCCACCTGTCATCCCTTCG GCACTGCTAGAAGCCATGGGGGCCAGTGGATCATCAGGGCAGGAAGCAATTGCAAATGCAGAAATGAATGCAGCAATTTTAACAGCAAGAGCAGGTGCTCGGGATCCATCAGCGATTCCATCTATATGCTGTGTTTCAGCTACCCTTCAGTATCCAGCTG GCCTGGAGGGTTCAGATGCTGGTCTAGCATCTGTGTTGGAGTCCCTGGAGTTCTGTCTGAAACTTCGTGGCTCTGAAGCTTGTGTGTTGGAAGATTTATTAAAGGCTATTAATCTTGTTCACATTAGAAGGGATCTTGTTCAAAGTGGTCATGCTTTGTTAAACCATGCTTATTGTGTTCAACAGGAATATGAAAG GACAAAAAATTATTCCGAGTTTGGCTGCAGAACAAGACAAGACCGTTATGGAGAAATGGTTGCCTGA